In Pyxidicoccus trucidator, a genomic segment contains:
- a CDS encoding penicillin acylase family protein has protein sequence MNPLRWLQLLRRIPPALAVATPGLGPWLARRRWPRLQGTLQVDGLRGPVEILRDTWGTPHLYAQDEQDLFFAQGYVHAQDRLWQLDFGRLTGSGLLASVMGPRLVPMDRLMRTLGLRRMAEQALPRVGAESRAILDAYSAGVNARIALEPLPLEFTLFGTTPAPWTPVDTLVRGNLLAMMLGGNHRLELLRARLVAEAGEDVAALLLPTHAPQTPLIVPPEAMLEGLRGVKSLEGLDATDAVLGDPNIVSGSNNWVVHGQRTASGKPLLANDIHIGLGLPSQWYENGLHGGRFNHVGFSLPGVPLVVIGHNGHSAWGMSNLGPDTQDFYVEKLDDPKAPRRYEYQGAWHDLEVTRETLPVRGGPSVEVVIHSTRHGPLVNKAMGRALGDAEPMALRWAHAESLPLIDALLGLNLAKGWTEFRAACALWESPGQNFVYADADGNVGYQSTGLIPLRAPNHQGTVPVPGWTGEYEWRGYIPFEELPSSLNPPAGFAVTANNKITSDDYPYAIASNWFPGYRARRITDLLAAGTRHTVEDMRRIQAETYSLPAELLRPYLLAVKPEDDAQAKALAELAAWDLRFEVDRTGATVFQAWYIHVLRALLRHKLGPKLAERYLDGEYERHGSLHMPLVVDLMSKPEDSWWDDPKTPERETRDDVLRRALGEAVRWLAKHYGADAKGWTWGRVHTLTYQHGVLGGPGIPGPLRRAANSRTQPARGDNYSVDGASFQWSRPFNVIHGTALRVVIDLGDLSRSMSIHAPGQSEHFFHPHREDLMDLSQQVQYHPLLYTRQAVESHVRNTLTLQPSPKRLA, from the coding sequence ATGAACCCCCTCCGCTGGCTCCAATTGCTCCGCCGGATACCCCCGGCCCTGGCCGTCGCCACGCCGGGCCTCGGCCCCTGGCTCGCCCGCCGCCGCTGGCCGCGCCTGCAAGGCACCCTCCAGGTGGACGGCCTGCGCGGCCCCGTGGAAATCCTCCGCGACACCTGGGGCACGCCCCACCTCTACGCGCAAGACGAGCAGGACCTGTTCTTCGCCCAGGGCTACGTCCACGCCCAGGACCGGCTGTGGCAGCTCGACTTCGGCCGCCTCACCGGCAGCGGGCTGCTCGCCTCGGTGATGGGCCCCCGGCTGGTGCCCATGGACCGACTCATGCGCACGCTGGGGCTGCGGCGCATGGCGGAGCAGGCCCTGCCCCGGGTGGGCGCGGAGTCACGCGCCATCCTCGACGCCTACTCCGCCGGAGTGAATGCGCGCATCGCCCTGGAGCCGCTCCCCCTGGAGTTCACCCTCTTCGGCACCACCCCGGCCCCGTGGACGCCGGTGGACACGCTGGTGCGCGGCAACCTGCTGGCGATGATGCTGGGCGGCAACCACCGGCTGGAGCTGCTGCGCGCGCGCCTGGTGGCCGAGGCGGGAGAGGACGTGGCGGCGCTGCTGCTGCCCACGCACGCGCCGCAGACGCCGCTCATCGTCCCCCCCGAGGCGATGCTCGAGGGCCTGCGGGGCGTGAAGTCCCTGGAGGGGCTGGACGCCACGGACGCCGTGCTCGGAGACCCGAACATCGTCTCCGGCAGCAACAACTGGGTGGTGCACGGCCAGCGCACCGCCAGCGGCAAGCCGCTGCTCGCCAACGACATCCACATCGGCCTGGGCCTGCCGTCCCAATGGTACGAGAACGGCCTGCACGGCGGCCGGTTCAACCACGTGGGCTTCTCGCTGCCCGGCGTGCCGCTGGTCGTCATCGGCCACAACGGCCACTCCGCGTGGGGCATGTCCAACCTGGGGCCCGACACCCAGGACTTCTACGTGGAGAAGCTGGACGACCCGAAGGCGCCCCGGCGCTACGAGTACCAGGGCGCGTGGCATGACCTGGAGGTGACGCGCGAGACGCTTCCCGTCCGGGGCGGCCCGTCCGTCGAGGTGGTCATCCACTCCACCCGCCATGGGCCGCTCGTCAACAAGGCCATGGGCCGCGCGCTCGGCGACGCCGAGCCCATGGCGCTGCGGTGGGCCCACGCGGAGAGCCTGCCCCTCATCGACGCGCTGCTGGGGCTGAACCTGGCGAAGGGCTGGACGGAGTTCCGCGCGGCCTGCGCGCTGTGGGAGAGCCCGGGACAGAACTTCGTGTACGCCGACGCGGACGGCAACGTGGGCTACCAGTCCACGGGCCTCATCCCCCTGCGCGCCCCCAATCACCAGGGGACGGTGCCGGTGCCGGGCTGGACGGGCGAGTACGAATGGCGGGGCTACATCCCCTTCGAGGAGCTGCCCTCCTCCCTCAACCCGCCCGCGGGCTTCGCGGTCACCGCGAACAACAAAATCACGTCGGATGACTACCCGTACGCCATCGCCAGCAACTGGTTCCCGGGCTACCGCGCCAGGCGAATCACGGACCTGCTGGCGGCGGGGACCCGGCACACCGTGGAGGACATGCGCCGCATCCAGGCAGAGACGTACTCCCTCCCAGCGGAGCTGCTGCGCCCGTACCTGCTGGCGGTGAAGCCCGAGGACGACGCGCAGGCGAAGGCGCTGGCGGAGCTGGCTGCGTGGGACTTGCGCTTCGAGGTGGACCGCACCGGCGCCACCGTCTTCCAGGCCTGGTACATCCACGTGCTGCGCGCCCTGCTGCGCCACAAGCTGGGGCCGAAGCTGGCGGAGCGCTACCTGGACGGCGAATACGAGCGCCACGGCAGCCTGCACATGCCGCTGGTCGTCGACCTGATGTCGAAGCCCGAAGACTCGTGGTGGGACGACCCGAAGACGCCCGAGCGGGAGACGCGCGACGACGTGCTCCGGCGTGCGCTCGGCGAGGCCGTCCGCTGGCTGGCAAAGCACTACGGGGCGGACGCGAAGGGGTGGACCTGGGGCCGCGTGCACACGCTGACGTACCAGCACGGGGTGCTGGGCGGGCCGGGCATCCCCGGGCCGCTGCGGCGTGCCGCCAACAGCCGGACGCAGCCCGCGCGCGGTGACAACTACTCGGTGGACGGCGCCTCCTTCCAGTGGAGCCGGCCCTTCAACGTCATCCACGGCACCGCCCTGCGCGTGGTCATCGACCTGGGAGACCTCTCCCGCTCCATGTCCATCCACGCGCCCGGCCAGAGCGAGCACTTCTTCCACCCGCACCGTGAGGACCTGATGGACCTGAGCCAGCAGGTCCAGTACCACCCGCTGCTGTACACGCGACAGGCGGTGGAGTCCCACGTCAGGAACACGCTGACGCTGCAGCCTTCGCCCAAGCGCCTGGCCTGA
- a CDS encoding MFS transporter has product MNPQAPSPPGHSMRTFGTVWLGQFISMLGSGLTNFALGAYVYELSGSVTRFALIYFFSTLPTVLLSPLTGVLADRWDRRKLILLGNVGSGFSIFLIWLLFAGRDAGYWTLQTGYFYGPIFLGSACSTLSFPAWSATVPLLVPRKHLGRATGMTELSSAFSLIAGPLLATALLGTIGMRGILLLDAVSYVFAAGTLLVVRLPTPPRGAGPAGPRSLTADLVEAWRFVRERPGLVGLLVFISASAFIVAMVMLLINPLVLAFTDIHSLKWIASIAGMGGLTGGIVTSLWGGPRRRILGLALISTLGGLVLLLAALPPSVPLIAVAAATFLFTFPLIQASQQFIWQTKVPPALQGRVAALRRVVFQSMTLLVSLVGGILADRFFEPWMAPGGALADSVGRVIGTGQGRGVALMFVMLSLLLLTNVLVLWLSPRLRNVETELPDTLPTPPRGAPTPSTTTRNEDAPPPLATPGSAES; this is encoded by the coding sequence ATGAATCCCCAGGCTCCCTCCCCGCCGGGCCACTCGATGCGGACCTTCGGCACCGTCTGGCTCGGGCAGTTCATCTCCATGTTGGGCAGCGGCCTGACGAACTTCGCGCTCGGGGCGTACGTCTACGAGCTGTCCGGCTCCGTCACCCGGTTCGCCCTCATCTACTTCTTCAGCACCCTGCCCACGGTGCTGCTGTCGCCGCTGACGGGCGTCCTCGCGGACCGGTGGGACCGGCGCAAGCTCATCCTGCTGGGGAACGTGGGCTCGGGGTTCAGCATCTTCCTCATCTGGCTGCTGTTCGCGGGCCGCGACGCCGGGTACTGGACCCTGCAGACCGGGTACTTCTACGGCCCCATCTTCCTGGGCTCCGCCTGCTCCACGCTGAGCTTCCCGGCGTGGAGCGCCACCGTGCCGCTGCTGGTCCCCCGGAAGCACCTGGGCCGCGCCACCGGAATGACGGAGCTGAGCAGCGCCTTCTCGCTGATTGCCGGCCCCCTCCTCGCGACCGCGCTGCTGGGCACCATCGGCATGCGCGGCATCCTGCTCCTGGACGCGGTCTCCTACGTCTTCGCCGCGGGGACGTTGCTCGTCGTCCGGCTCCCCACGCCGCCCCGTGGCGCCGGGCCCGCGGGGCCGCGCTCCCTGACGGCGGACCTCGTGGAGGCCTGGCGCTTCGTCCGCGAGCGGCCGGGCCTGGTCGGCCTGCTGGTCTTCATCTCGGCCAGCGCCTTCATCGTGGCCATGGTGATGCTGCTCATCAACCCGCTGGTGCTCGCCTTCACGGACATCCACTCGCTGAAGTGGATTGCCTCCATCGCCGGCATGGGGGGACTGACGGGTGGCATCGTCACCAGCCTCTGGGGAGGCCCCAGGCGCCGCATCCTGGGCCTCGCCCTCATCTCCACCCTGGGCGGGCTCGTCCTCCTGCTGGCCGCCCTGCCCCCCAGCGTGCCGCTCATCGCGGTCGCCGCCGCCACCTTCCTCTTCACCTTCCCCCTCATCCAGGCCAGCCAGCAGTTCATCTGGCAGACCAAGGTGCCCCCCGCGCTGCAGGGGCGCGTCGCCGCCCTGCGGCGCGTGGTCTTCCAGAGCATGACCCTGCTCGTGTCCCTCGTCGGTGGCATCCTGGCGGACCGCTTCTTCGAGCCGTGGATGGCGCCAGGCGGCGCGCTCGCCGACTCCGTCGGACGGGTGATTGGCACCGGCCAGGGACGCGGCGTCGCGCTCATGTTCGTCATGCTCAGCCTGCTGCTGCTGACGAACGTGCTGGTGCTGTGGCTTTCACCCCGCCTGCGCAACGTGGAGACCGAACTGCCCGACACCCTGCCCACCCCTCCGCGAGGCGCGCCCACGCCCTCGACCACCACGCGCAACGAGGACGCCCCCCCGCCCCTCGCCACCCCCGGGAGCGCCGAGTCATGA